TCGTGGAGATCACTGGCATAGCCCTCCAGGCAGACAGCGCCTAACCGCTCACCGCAGCCAACCACGCTAATCGCGCGCCGAATTCGAAACTTGTTGTTGTGGACTGCTTTGTACTTAGAGAGTACGCTGCTAATCCGGTGGCAGCTGAGTTCGCCGCGGTTAGCCGACGAATTCACTCCTCAGCGCTGCCCCTCCGCCCCAACCCACTAGAAAATCGCTCCTCCCTCCACGGATCACCGCGTATGTGGTAGCCCCTGCTCTCCCAGAAACCGGGCCGGTTCTCGGCCATGAATTCCAGCCGGCGCACCCACTTGGCGCTCTTCCAGAAGTACAGGTGGGGTACCACCAGGCGTAAGGGGTAGCCGTGCTCCGGTGCGAGGGGCTTATCATCGTAACGCCAGGCAAAGAGCACATCCTCGTGTAGGAAGTCATCCAGCGACAGGTTGGTGGTGTAGCCGTGCTCGGCGTGGACCATAATGTAGCGAGCCTCGGGCAGGGGCTTGATCAAGCGCATGAGTTCGCGACTGGGCACGCCCTCCCATACCGTGTCTAGTTTCGTCCAGCGCGTCACGCAGTGGATGTCCACCACGATGCGCCGCGTTGGCAGGGCGGTGAACTGCTCGTAGGTGAGGACTAACGGCTCTTCGACCAGGCCAGTAACCCGGAAGTCCCACTCTGTTAGGTTCACGCGGGGCACAGGGCCCTCGTGCAGGACGGGGAACTTCTCGGTGAGCACCTGGCCAGGCGGGATGCGGGCTCCGATTTCATCGGATAAACGCTTATCACTTGTCGCGCCGGTTGTCATTTGATTGTACCCCCTACTCTGTCACCACGATGTCTTCGCCAGAGTGAATGGCGTCCACCGGGATTTCCTTAGAGCGCGAGTTACCCAGGTGATACAAGCCAGCGATGTCCACGCCCGCCTCCGTCAGCAGTTGGCACACCTCTTCCACCTCGCTCCATGGAAAGCGCAGCGCCGAGCCGCAGTCCGAACTGAGGTGGCGAGGCGTTGGTATCAGGCGTGCGTCTAGGCCACTTTTCGCCAAGGCGCGCTCCGCCTTGATCGCACTCTGAGTCGAATGGAACAAAATCACACCGTAGTCGTTCCTGACCATCCGGTAGCGGTCCCCTTATGCTTTTGCAATATGGCGCAGGGCCTCTACTGCGGCGTCAATTTCTCCTTCGGTGCTGAATACACTCAGGCCCCAGCGCACTGTGCCGTGTGGGAAGGTGCCGATGGTGCGATGGGCGGCCGGGGCGCAGTGCAGTCCCACTCGGCATAGTACCCCGTACTCTTCATCCAGCCGCTGCCCCACCTCCGACGGTTCCATACCCGCCACGTTGAAACTGATTGTAGCCACCTGCTGCCTCGGGTCACGCGGGCCATACACCGTAACCTTTGGGATCGCCGCCAAGCCCGCCAGCAAGCGTGCGGTCAACGCAGTCTCGTATTCCTGGATCTCAGACACGCCACGACCGAGTACGAAGCGCACCCCCGCGCCCAAGCCAGCGATACCCACCGCGTTCAGCGTCCCGCTCTCGTATTTGTCGGGCAGGAACTCCGGCTGCTCCTCGAACTCCGAGCGGCTGCCCGTGCCACCACGGACCAAGGGACGCAGCCTCTCCAGGTCCACCCGCGGGCCGATGTAAAGCCCACCCGTCCCCATTGGCCCCAGCAGGGCTTTATGCCCGGTGAAGGCTAGAAAGTCAATGCCCATCTCTTCGACGTCTAAGGGGATCGCGCCCGCGGTCTGGGCCGCGTCCACGAGCAGTGGGATACCGTGTCGCCGGGCGATCTCGCCCACCTGGGCGACCGGCAGGATGGTGCCCACCACATTCGAGGCGTGGTTGATGGCAATGAGAGCGGTGTTCAGGCGAATGGCCTCCTCAATCCCTGCCGGATCTAAGACCCCTTCTGACGAGCAGGGCACGACGGTTAGGGCCACTCCTTGGCGTTCCAGGGCACGCAGGGGTCGCATCAGGGCGTTATGCTCCATGGAACTCGTAACCACGTGGTCTCCGGGGCGCAGGTAGCCGTTCACCACCAGGTTGATGGCCTCGGTGGCATCCGGGGTGAAGATGATGCGCAGCGGGTCACCCACGCCGAACAGTTCCGCCAACGCCTCACGGGTGTCATAGACGATGCGCGCTGCCTGGACAGACTGGCGATGGCCAGAGCGGCCCGGATTGCCACCCACCTCGGTCATAAAGGCCACCATCGCCTGGACAACGGAGTCGGGCTTAGGCCAAGAGGTGGCAGGGTTGTCGAAATAGATCATCTTGCCATCTCCTCAATACAGCAGGCTGGCAAATAGCCACACGGCCAGCACAGCGAATAGGGCGGCAGTGAGTAGTTTGACCGTCGCCACGTGTCGCTCCAGGAAAGCACCCAACTGCCGCGAAGTAGTGCCACAAAAGGCCAGTAAGAAGACAACTACCAACGGCGCAATGAACATGAGATTATAGAGCACCAGATAGAAAACCCCGTGGGCGCGCAATTCCGGCACCTTTGTGACAAAGATGATGGTGGGCAAATACACCTGGCCAGTGCAAGCCAGTTCCAATAGTGAGACGACCACGCCCGTGCCTAGCGCCCCCCACATGAAACCCCTCAACCGCGAATGCTGGCGAATCGTCTGGTGCATTTGCTGGTGAACGCGTCTGGGCAGCCGCAGGCGCATCTCTTCCGGGCGGCCACGCCGAGCCTGGATGAAATCATAGAGACTCAGCACGGCCAATGCGGCGCACAGGACAGCCGTCGCCAGGTATACCAGACGGGACAGGGTTTTCAGGAAAGCCAGCGTACTGAGGAATGAGAGCACCCCCAAACCCACCAGAAGATAAGTCGCGAATACGCCTAAGGTGAAAGCCCCACCTACAAGAAGGATATCGCGCCCTTTGCGCCCGATGAGAGCCAAGTAGGAGACGAAGAAGACAATGGTAGTGAAAGCACAGGGGTTCACCCCATCAATCAAGCCTGCGCCAATTACCGTGAGTGCGCTGAAGGAGAGGAACCGCTGGACAATACTCTGCTCACTCTGGCCCAAATCGAGCCCCTCCCAGGGTGGCTTTGTGCCCGTGGTGGCGTATCGTTCGAAGAGCGCGGCCAACTTGACATGGGTAACATTGGCTGGCCCTACCAGGGCCTCATCGCCCACGAAAATCGTCGGCGCCACCAGCCGCTCGTTCTGAGGTAGGCCATACTTCAGGCCCAACGCCTCGCCGATTTCCGCATCCGCTGTCACATCCCAAGCCCGAACGTAGAGATTGGGATAGACCTCTTTGAAGTAATCCAGTTCGTAAGAGACCCGGTCACACTCACGACAGGTAGTGTCATATAGATAAGCGACATACAGAATGGGGCCTGGGCCTCCTGCCTCGCGTCCGCACCAGCGGCAACCCTCCTCGGGCAGACGAGTGATGTCAACGGTGGGAGTGGCCGTAGGACGCGCGAGCGTGGGGGTAGGTTGAGGGGTAGTCGTCGGCACGGCGCTGGGAGAGATTGCTGGTGTCGGACCACCCTCTGGGGTAGGCACGGGGACAAGACTAGGGTCAGGCCAATCGCAGCCGCCACTCTGGAAGCAGGCTTCGATGATGCCAGGTAATTCCTGCTCGATCTCCTCCTGGTTGATGAGCACCCGGTCGCCAATGAAAATCTCCGGCAATCCTGGCCAAGTGACACGGAAGCGGGACTCCAGGTCCAGGAGCATCAGGTAGTTCTCGGGAACGGCGATCTCGAAGTAACGCGCCTGCAAGCGGTCTCCGTATTTCTCGAACAGAGGTGGCAAGACCTCACGCATCACCCACTGGCAATGGTCACACTCCGCGGAATAGAAAAAGAAGAACCGCACCACGGGTTCCTGGGCCCAGGCATGGGACAGGACCAGGGTCCAGAGTACCAATATCAAGGATAAGGACACGACGCGACGCAATCTCATTTCCTTTCTTGCTCGTCTTCAGATGGGAATATATTGTATCACCATCTATCTGGGGGAACAAACGCGCTCAGAGGGTATGCCCGAGCCAGGGGCAGAATCCTGATGGAAGGCTATGGATGCCGAACTGGTCTTGAGCGCTCAAACGTTATTCGCCCAGCACCTGCACGCAATACGTCCGGCATAGGGGGCCATCATATTCGGCGAAGTAGATGCGCTGCCGCGAGCCCTTGACGATAGCGCCCTCGTGGATGGGGAAGAAGACCTGGAATCCCCCCAGCACGCTTTTCAGATGCGCGCCAGCGTTGAAGCCCAGCCGCCCATCAATGTCCAGGTAACGGTTGTGATAATAATCGCCGTCATCGGGGGCCATCGCTTCCAGGTGATTCATGATGTCACGCTCCAGGCATGGTAGCCCTTCCGTCACGAACAGGCCGGATGAGGTGTGCATAGTCATCACGTTCACCACGCCCTCGCGGACCCCGCTCTCACGAACGATGCGCTCCACCTCTGGCGTGATATCAATCAGTTCCTTGTCGCGTCGCGTTTGTAGTTCGATCTTCTGAAGGAAGACTTTCATGCTACACCTCTCCCAGCAAGTGGCGCGCGTTGTCGCGGAAGATCAGTTCCAGGCAACCTTCGCTTAGGCCTAGCCCGCGCACTGCTCGGGCCATATTCTTGATTTCCACGCGAGGATAGTTGGAACCGAACACAATTTTGTGGCGCAAACTCTTCTCTATGAGGCTCAATGGCACCTGTCCACCGATCACAAAACGCAGGAAATCGGCAGGATTGTCAAAATAAAGGCATGACGTGTCAATATACACGTTCGGGTATTTCAGCGCCAGCATCACTGCTTCGAGGACCCAGGGCCAGGCGAAGTGAGCGATCACAATGTTCAGTTCTGGGAAATCAGCAGCGACGTTCTCTATACGCAGTGGCTGTCCGTAGATCGCCTTGCTTCCCGGCTCCCACGACATGCCCGCATGAATCACTACCGGTATGCCCAGCGCCTGGGCTACCCCATAAAGAGGGTAGGCAAGGGCCCGGTCATCGAGGTAGAACTCTTGCATAGGGGGTGCAAGTTTGAGGCCTCGTAGCCCGAGTTTCTCCACTGCACGTCGCAGCTCTCTCGGCGCTTCTGGGTCATGGGGGTCCACACTGGCGAATCCTATGAAACGATCGCTCATAGCGCAAAGTTCTGCAACCTGGTCGTTGGAATAAAGGCGACAGCCCCGAGTCGAAGAGGCATCAATGGGCAATAGCACAGCCCGCTCCAATCCAGAGACATCTAACTCCAGCAAGAAGGTCTCCAGAGGCTGCGGGATGTTTCGGATGAAGAACACATCACGGGCTGCAGTCTGGAGTTCAGGGTATTTCTCCATCATCTCGCGGACGAGTAGCGGGTGGGTGTGGAAATCAATCATGTTGGCTCCTTCATCTTGCGCATAACACGTACATGTAAGCGGGTAGGGGCGCGGTGGTGCTGCGCCCCTACACCGATTATATGTAGATCACAGCCTCGACATTGGCGGGCCGATCGGGGTTCAGGCCTTTGCGCATGGCCCGATGGTAGGCCAGGAATTGCATAGGCGGCAGGTAAAGGGGGCCACGGAGTGTCTCCGATAGTCCCGACCTGACCCAGACTGCGTATTCGGGCTTCAGTGCACCGATTTGGGATGGCTCCTCTCCGACGACCAACAGATGTGCGCCTAACGCCTGTGTTTCTGCCAGCACTGCTACCTCTTCCTGTGTCGCGCGATCCGAGAGCAGTCCCACTGCCAGGGTGTGGTCATCCACCATGGAGCGTGGGCCATGCCGGAACTCCAGAAAGTGATAGGCTTCGGAGTAAGAAAGCGACATTTCTTTCATCTTGAGCATGCCTTCGCAAGCCAAGCCGTAGTTGGGTCCCGAACCGAGGAAGAAAAAGCGCTGGTATCGGTCATCCTCGCCTGGTCGGCGCATCGCCTCTTCGCACTCCCGGACTACATTTCCACCGTGTTCGGGGAGCATTTGCAAAGCCTGTAAAACAGACGTCTGTCCGGCCAACTCCCCCATCAAGTGAAGAGCCAGCACCAGCATAGAAGAGAAAGAAGCAGTCTGAGCATAACTTTGCTCCTGGGCGGCGCTGGCCACGAGCGGCGCTTGGGTCAGACCGGCGAGAGTGCTATTGGCATAGCAGGTGATAACGAACACGTGGTCCCCGCCCTTGTGTTCAGCAAAGGCTTTGGCGGCCCGTACGGTCTCGGTAGTTTCTCCCGAACGGGAAATGGCCACCAGCGAGCACTCGCCTGGGGGCATAGCAATCTCAGGGAACAAGAAGATTTCGGACGATGGGAAGGCACGGGCACGAATGCCGGTCTCGGCTTGGAACACCGCCGCGGCGGTTAGAGAAAGGTAATGAGTTGAACCGCAGCCGCAAAATACCATCTCGGCTACGTTGCGGCGAGACCAAGACTCGCGAATACGGGGTAGGACGATCCGGGCCTCTTGTATGGCTTGGGCCCAGGCCTTGACCTGCCCACGGATTTCCCTCAGTGTGTGCTCCCCTCGCTCAGCCATAAAGTATTCTCCTCCACCCCCATTTGAGAGTAAGATGTGCCAACCCAGCACGAGTGATCACAGAAAATGCATCCGGTCTTTGTATTGCTCCATCATCCGGCGATTGTATTCAGTGCCTCCATCTATGTTGGCGGCCAGGTATACAGGTGGCGTGAATCCTTTGGCCAGCAATTTCTCTACTGTGGCGGCGATTATGGCGTGCAGAAGGGCACAACCGACTGCGCCCGAGGTCGGGCAGATCTTCTGCGGCACGCCCTCCACCTCCAGCACCGCATCTCCCGGCACTGCCAAATTGTCCACGACTAGATCGACGAGTTCGTACATCTTCTTGCCGCTGGGATGGCGTGAAGTCACGGCGCTTGTGTATTGCATCGAAGTGATGCCGATCACCTTCATGCCCTTTTCCTTCGCGGCCATGGCCATCTCGATGGGCACGTGGTTGCGACCGGAGACTGAAACCAAAATGAGTACATCTCCAGGCGCAGTGGGCAGGCGATCGAGCAGGATCTTGGCATAGCCAGAGAGTTGTTCCATCTTGGAAGTGATGGTCGGCGGATGGATGTCCAGCGTCAAGCCCGGGCCAAAAATGGGATTGACGAGCATCAAGCCGCCAGCGCGGTAATAGATGTCCTCGACAGGCACCGCGGAATGGCTACAACCGAAGGCGAACAATGAGTGTCCATCCACGATGGCCTGGGCGATCATTTCCCCAGCCTGGTTGATGGCCTCCAACTGTGTATCACGCAGCGTTCTCATGACGTCAATCACTTTGTCTAAGTAATCGCGTGCTAGCATTTTGTCCTCCTTAGTAATTTATGTTTCGCTGGCCTGGTAGACAACCTGGCCTCCTACCATGGTCATAACCACGCGGTAGTCGGGGGTCAATAGGACTATGTCCGCTGCCTTGCCGGGCGCGATCGAGCCCACCTGGTCACCCAAGCCAATAGACTCCGCGGGCACACTGGTAGCCATAGGCAGGGCTTCTTCGAAGGTGAGGCCTGCATCCATCATCACATTGCGCACCGCCTGATCTATAGTCAACGTGCTGCCCGCCAACGTTCCCGAAGGCAAGCGTGCCTCACCTCGGGAAACTATCACCTTCTGACCACCCAGATCGTATTCCCCGTCAGACATTCCTGTGGCCCGCATGGCATCCGTGATCAGCAGTGTGCGCTTCGTTCCTTTGGCGCGCACGAGGATTTTCACTACCGCCGGGTGAATGTGGACGTTGTCCACGATTACCTGGGCGTAAATCTCGTCCAGAGCCAAGCAAGCCCCCGCCGTCCCTGGTTGGCGATGGTGGAGGCCCACCATGCCGTTAAAGGTGTGGCTGCTTTGAGTAAGGCCCGACGCCACCGCATCCACCAATTCCTCATAACTGGCCGCGGAGTGGCCGACAGCCACCGCTGCGCCTCGGCTCACCGCGTAGGGGATGAAGGCCGAATTCTCGGGGATCTCTGGAGCCAGAGTAATCAATTTGATGTTATCCCAGGCGAAGAACTGCGGGTATTCCTGGGGGTCGGCAGGCCGGATATATTGGGGAGGCTGAGCACCAGGCTGGCTGGGGCTGATATAGGGCCCCTCCAAATGTACTCCCAGCACCCGTGCGCCACCCGTTCCCTCCCGTTGGCACAGAGCCGCGTTCTCGATAGCAGCAAGAATGGCTCCCTGGGGTGCTGTGATGGTGGTGGGCAGGAAGCCGGTTACGCCGTGGCTGGCGAAAAAGCGCGCCATCCCTTGGATCGCCTGGGGAGTGGCGTCCATGGTGTCATAGCCAGCCGCGCCGTGGACATGGATGTCAATGTAGCCAGGGCTCACTATCTTGCCGGCAGCGTCTATCACAGTGGCCTTCGGGTCTGGCGGTCCGGAACCTTCTCGGACTGCGACGATTTTGCCCTCCTCGACGACCACCGTGCCTTTCTCTAATACCTGCCACGGGGTGATCACCCGTCCATTGGTGATGATAAGTCTACTCATCATAGAAACCTTTCAGCGTAGAGGCGACATAGCCATTCTTCGGTAAGTGTGTCTTCTGCCGCGCAACGCAATAGAATATTCCATAATATTCTCGGGCACCGCAATGGATATTGAGAAGCCCCCCTCACCGATTTCGTGAACATCCGCGCCAGTCATCTTGGCTTCCAGGGCGATTCGATGGATAACATCCGCTGAGCTGCCTTCCACCGAACCAATCATAACTAACCAAGCGAGTGCACCTTGCCTATGTACCAATGAAACTAACTCCCGAACAGCCTCTGTGGTCCACCCTGGTGAGGCTCCAGGCATTGGCAAGGCTATTGCATCGCATCCAGCCGCACAGAATGCTTTAATGGCGTCGGGCGTAATCAAATGCGCACCCGTCTCGCTAGCGATACCAGATCCCACGGGCTTCCCCGAAACAATGAACACCCGATCCCCTAACCTATCTCTTATGGCCTGCGTAGCACTTGCGATTGCCTCATTGGTCACTCCAGTACCTGGAGTTCCGGTAATGAATAGGATGTCGGCCCCCTGTGCAACAGCCTTCCGAGCGTTATCTGGGGTGGCCAAACGCCCATGATCCTCCTCGGTGAAATTCCTGGCGGGCTCTAAGTTGACCCCCACAGGGCGGCCAATCAGACGTTTAACCTCTCGTATTGTAACCCCGATCCCGCGGGGTGCTGCCCCAGCCGATTCAGCGTCAGGTTCCTCAGAAGCAGAGGGCAGACCGTATATTACAGGATGGTCCACATTGTAGCGATTCAGGATGATGATATCTGCTCCCATGGCAGCAGCGAGCTCTGCATTGGTGACCCCATCAACCAATGGGGGTGCGCTGCACACCACTTCAGCGGCTATAGTTCTCCCCTCCGCTGCCCTTATGCTCCCCGCCAATTCCTTAGCATCCATCCTTTGGAATTCTGAGGCGGTTATATCTGTTATGCGCTTGATCATCTCACCTCCGTTTAGTCAGAGTGCTGGCTGCTTGCTGGAAAAACCAACGATGGAATTCTCACTTCCTGCCACTCCGACTCCTAAGGGTGAGATGGCCTGGAGGCATTCTTGTAGAGCTGCGCGCCAAGATGGCAGGGAAGGCCCGAGACTAGATTCGAGACAAAAGTTTCTCAGAATGCAATAGCGCCCCCTATCGGCAGGCCGATTCAGATCCGCGGATGCAATAGGTCTAATCCTGACGCCCTCGAGGCCTGCCTGCTTGATTACCTCTTCCACAAACTCGTAACGAGAGCAACTTCCTTCATTGGACATATGATAAACGCCATAGAGTTCCGACTCAACCAATTGAGCCATAGTTCGTGCTATATGCACCGTGTAGCCCATTGAGCCGATTTGATCTACTATGCCCGTGATTTCACCTTTCTCTTGAACTGTCATCAAGATGTCTACCACAGGGTTCCGCTGGCGTTCTCCGTGTCTTCCGAAGAGCATGGGAAGTCGCACGATAAAATACTTGTTAAGTAGAGATTCCACCACCCTTTCCGCAAATAATTTGCTTTTCCCATACACATTAATTGGGCCAGTTTCATCAAACTCTGTGTAAGGCTCTCGTTTGTCCGCTGGATAAACGTATCCCGAACTAGAATAAAGCATGACCGCACCCGCTTTTTGGCATCCCACTGCTACGTTTCTCGTCCCCAGCGTGTTGACCAGATACGCTTTATCGGGATTTGATTCGCACTGGTCCAAATCACGAAAACCCGCAAAATGCAATACCAAATCAGGTTTTGCGTCCTGAATAGTGGCAATTGTTGCCACAGCATCGGTTACATCTAATTCTTCGTAATCAAGGGGAATAACTTCGTGCTTCTTGGAAAAGACTTCCACTGCATCCAGCCCAAGCAGCCCGCGGGCGCCGGTGATCAGAACCCTCATTATGACGCTCCCTTTTGCCAGCAACACCCAGTTACAACAACCCAGACGGCGCGGTGCATAATCTCTCCTCAAAGCACAGCAGAGAGACTCACTCTTCGGACGCCCCAGGCTACATCGCCAGCAGTCTCTCCTTATCTTCCTCAACAGCGCGCAGAATTTTTACAATGTTTGACACAATAACATCCACCATTTTCTTGCCCTTCTCCGCACTGGCTGCCGTAGCATCGCCGTACGTTCCCGTTCTTACAATTCCCTTTGTTGAAAGTGGAACGTAATCATACCAAACAGGGAAATCTGGGTACTCGACTTTCGCTTTGTCCATCTGACAGAGATCAGGCCTCAGGGCCAGCATCAACGAAGTCTCAACCTCTGCTGCGTGGACCACGCGAGGATGGGCGCGTTTAGTTTCACATATATGCTTGAGGATATAATCCAGTCCCGGATGGAATAGATATAGAACTAGCATTCCCTCTTCGCGCAAGTTCCTGGCCGCAAACTGAACTGGAGGGACATCTGTCAAATGCCCTATGATCACCGCCACAATATCAATGCCCTGACCCTTAACGCTCCTGCATACATCCTCCACCATTATTTGGAGGGTCTCCGGACGTATTCCTATGGTCCCCGCATAATGCCTAAACGTGTACACTGGACCATACGGAATGCCGGGAAGCACGAGGGCATTGACCTGTTCGGCGACCTTCTTTGCGATCTCTTCTGCCAGGATGTAGTCTGTAGCAAGGGGTAGATGATGGCCGTGTTGCTCTGTCGAGCCGACAGGCAAAAGCGCGATCCTTCTGGTCTTGAGCGCCTCTTCTGCCTCTACCCAAGTCATCTCTCCCAGTACATT
The genomic region above belongs to Chloroflexota bacterium and contains:
- a CDS encoding sulfite oxidase-like oxidoreductase, producing MTTGATSDKRLSDEIGARIPPGQVLTEKFPVLHEGPVPRVNLTEWDFRVTGLVEEPLVLTYEQFTALPTRRIVVDIHCVTRWTKLDTVWEGVPSRELMRLIKPLPEARYIMVHAEHGYTTNLSLDDFLHEDVLFAWRYDDKPLAPEHGYPLRLVVPHLYFWKSAKWVRRLEFMAENRPGFWESRGYHIRGDPWREERFSSGLGRRGSAEE
- a CDS encoding DUF3343 domain-containing protein — protein: MVRNDYGVILFHSTQSAIKAERALAKSGLDARLIPTPRHLSSDCGSALRFPWSEVEEVCQLLTEAGVDIAGLYHLGNSRSKEIPVDAIHSGEDIVVTE
- a CDS encoding aminotransferase class V-fold PLP-dependent enzyme produces the protein MIYFDNPATSWPKPDSVVQAMVAFMTEVGGNPGRSGHRQSVQAARIVYDTREALAELFGVGDPLRIIFTPDATEAINLVVNGYLRPGDHVVTSSMEHNALMRPLRALERQGVALTVVPCSSEGVLDPAGIEEAIRLNTALIAINHASNVVGTILPVAQVGEIARRHGIPLLVDAAQTAGAIPLDVEEMGIDFLAFTGHKALLGPMGTGGLYIGPRVDLERLRPLVRGGTGSRSEFEEQPEFLPDKYESGTLNAVGIAGLGAGVRFVLGRGVSEIQEYETALTARLLAGLAAIPKVTVYGPRDPRQQVATISFNVAGMEPSEVGQRLDEEYGVLCRVGLHCAPAAHRTIGTFPHGTVRWGLSVFSTEGEIDAAVEALRHIAKA
- a CDS encoding YjbQ family protein produces the protein MKVFLQKIELQTRRDKELIDITPEVERIVRESGVREGVVNVMTMHTSSGLFVTEGLPCLERDIMNHLEAMAPDDGDYYHNRYLDIDGRLGFNAGAHLKSVLGGFQVFFPIHEGAIVKGSRQRIYFAEYDGPLCRTYCVQVLGE
- a CDS encoding amidohydrolase, which codes for MIDFHTHPLLVREMMEKYPELQTAARDVFFIRNIPQPLETFLLELDVSGLERAVLLPIDASSTRGCRLYSNDQVAELCAMSDRFIGFASVDPHDPEAPRELRRAVEKLGLRGLKLAPPMQEFYLDDRALAYPLYGVAQALGIPVVIHAGMSWEPGSKAIYGQPLRIENVAADFPELNIVIAHFAWPWVLEAVMLALKYPNVYIDTSCLYFDNPADFLRFVIGGQVPLSLIEKSLRHKIVFGSNYPRVEIKNMARAVRGLGLSEGCLELIFRDNARHLLGEV
- a CDS encoding SIS domain-containing protein, whose product is MAERGEHTLREIRGQVKAWAQAIQEARIVLPRIRESWSRRNVAEMVFCGCGSTHYLSLTAAAVFQAETGIRARAFPSSEIFLFPEIAMPPGECSLVAISRSGETTETVRAAKAFAEHKGGDHVFVITCYANSTLAGLTQAPLVASAAQEQSYAQTASFSSMLVLALHLMGELAGQTSVLQALQMLPEHGGNVVRECEEAMRRPGEDDRYQRFFFLGSGPNYGLACEGMLKMKEMSLSYSEAYHFLEFRHGPRSMVDDHTLAVGLLSDRATQEEVAVLAETQALGAHLLVVGEEPSQIGALKPEYAVWVRSGLSETLRGPLYLPPMQFLAYHRAMRKGLNPDRPANVEAVIYI
- a CDS encoding SIS domain-containing protein; translation: MLARDYLDKVIDVMRTLRDTQLEAINQAGEMIAQAIVDGHSLFAFGCSHSAVPVEDIYYRAGGLMLVNPIFGPGLTLDIHPPTITSKMEQLSGYAKILLDRLPTAPGDVLILVSVSGRNHVPIEMAMAAKEKGMKVIGITSMQYTSAVTSRHPSGKKMYELVDLVVDNLAVPGDAVLEVEGVPQKICPTSGAVGCALLHAIIAATVEKLLAKGFTPPVYLAANIDGGTEYNRRMMEQYKDRMHFL
- the nagA gene encoding N-acetylglucosamine-6-phosphate deacetylase produces the protein MMSRLIITNGRVITPWQVLEKGTVVVEEGKIVAVREGSGPPDPKATVIDAAGKIVSPGYIDIHVHGAAGYDTMDATPQAIQGMARFFASHGVTGFLPTTITAPQGAILAAIENAALCQREGTGGARVLGVHLEGPYISPSQPGAQPPQYIRPADPQEYPQFFAWDNIKLITLAPEIPENSAFIPYAVSRGAAVAVGHSAASYEELVDAVASGLTQSSHTFNGMVGLHHRQPGTAGACLALDEIYAQVIVDNVHIHPAVVKILVRAKGTKRTLLITDAMRATGMSDGEYDLGGQKVIVSRGEARLPSGTLAGSTLTIDQAVRNVMMDAGLTFEEALPMATSVPAESIGLGDQVGSIAPGKAADIVLLTPDYRVVMTMVGGQVVYQASET
- a CDS encoding haloacid dehalogenase-like hydrolase, whose amino-acid sequence is MIKRITDITASEFQRMDAKELAGSIRAAEGRTIAAEVVCSAPPLVDGVTNAELAAAMGADIIILNRYNVDHPVIYGLPSASEEPDAESAGAAPRGIGVTIREVKRLIGRPVGVNLEPARNFTEEDHGRLATPDNARKAVAQGADILFITGTPGTGVTNEAIASATQAIRDRLGDRVFIVSGKPVGSGIASETGAHLITPDAIKAFCAAGCDAIALPMPGASPGWTTEAVRELVSLVHRQGALAWLVMIGSVEGSSADVIHRIALEAKMTGADVHEIGEGGFSISIAVPENIMEYSIALRGRRHTYRRMAMSPLR
- the rfbD gene encoding dTDP-4-dehydrorhamnose reductase yields the protein MRVLITGARGLLGLDAVEVFSKKHEVIPLDYEELDVTDAVATIATIQDAKPDLVLHFAGFRDLDQCESNPDKAYLVNTLGTRNVAVGCQKAGAVMLYSSSGYVYPADKREPYTEFDETGPINVYGKSKLFAERVVESLLNKYFIVRLPMLFGRHGERQRNPVVDILMTVQEKGEITGIVDQIGSMGYTVHIARTMAQLVESELYGVYHMSNEGSCSRYEFVEEVIKQAGLEGVRIRPIASADLNRPADRGRYCILRNFCLESSLGPSLPSWRAALQECLQAISPLGVGVAGSENSIVGFSSKQPAL
- a CDS encoding creatininase family protein — encoded protein: MANVLGEMTWVEAEEALKTRRIALLPVGSTEQHGHHLPLATDYILAEEIAKKVAEQVNALVLPGIPYGPVYTFRHYAGTIGIRPETLQIMVEDVCRSVKGQGIDIVAVIIGHLTDVPPVQFAARNLREEGMLVLYLFHPGLDYILKHICETKRAHPRVVHAAEVETSLMLALRPDLCQMDKAKVEYPDFPVWYDYVPLSTKGIVRTGTYGDATAASAEKGKKMVDVIVSNIVKILRAVEEDKERLLAM